In the Endozoicomonas sp. SCSIO W0465 genome, AAAATACTGGTTGATGATGTTACAACAATATCCTGAATTACAGGACAGTCTACTTGAATTTTTGAGAACCTGGTCAATAACTGAGGATGAGGTGCGGCATGCAGTATTTCAATTAATCTCAAAGAGGCTACCCCCTGAGGAATTCAGGAAAGAGGTAGATAAATTAATGGCGCAATGGCGGGTGTCTCGAGCTAATCCCGGAATTCAATAGCGCTACAATAGCGCTATTTGATAATGAACCAGGTTGTTATCGAGCCAATCGGCAACCAGTACTGGCCTGAGTAACTTCTTGGTTCATATTGTGGACAGTCAGTGAGTCAGCAATTTCTCAAGTTGTCTTGTCACATGATCCGGAGATGTGGTTTTTCTGGCAATCAATGCATATATGGATGGGACCACAAACAGGGTTAACAGACTTGAGACGGTTACCCCGGCAAAAACAACGACGCCTATCGAGAACCGGAACTCTGAACCGGCACCTGTTGCCAGCAGCAGAGGAATGGCACCAACCACCGTGGTAAGCGCGGTCATCAGAATAGGGCGGAGTCGCAACGCTGATGCCTCAAGCACTGCCTCGTTAAAGGACCTCCCCTGATCCCGGAGCTGGTTGATGAACTCCACAACCAGAATGCCATTCTTGGCCGATAGTCCGATCATCATGATCATGGCCAGCTGGCTGAAGATATTCAGGGTTTCACCACTGATGTAAAGACCAAACAGTGCCCCGGAAATACCCAGGGGAACCGTGAGCATAACAATCATCGGGTGAACAAAGCTTTCAAACTGGGCAGCCAGCACCAAGTACACCACCAGCATGGCCATGGCAAAAACAAAGAAAATATCACTTTGGTTGGATCGATAGTTCAGGGATTCCCCTTTGTAGTTGACAATAGCCTCCGGAGGCAGGTGTTCGACCACCTGTTGGTCGAGAAACTCCAGTGCTTCGCCAATGGAGTAGTTTCCTTCGAGGTTGGCGGAGATGGTGATTGCCCGGTTGCGGTTGTAGTGCTTCAGCATGGCTGCTTTACCCACTTCCACCACGGACACCAGATTATCGAGACGGATCAACTCGCCAGTCGTATGGGAGCGGACGTAGAGCGAAGCCAGGTCAAGAGTACTGGTAAAGGCGTCTTCCCCGGCACGCAGGAAAACATCGTATTCCTCACCACGCTCCATAAAGGTGGTGTCTGTCACACCGCCCAGCATGGTTTCCAGGGTTGCTCCGATTTCTTCTGCAGAAACACCGAGCTCCTGGGCCCGCTCCCGGTCAATGGTGATCTCCAGCTGGGGCTGATTCTGGTTGAAGTCAATATCAACATCTTGCAGCCCCGGGTTCTCACGAGCCTTTTCAGCAATAACATCGGCCCATTCCACCAGTTGATCAAAGGAACCACCACCCAGTACAAATTGAACAGGGGATTCGGAGCGGCCACCGATGGTGGAACGCATAACAGGAATGGCCCGGACATTGGGAATATCCGCCACAAGCTGACGTACCTGACCCATGACTTCGGCAGCGCTGACATCCCGGTCATCCCAGTCTTCCAGTGTGCCGATCAGAATGCCTGAGTTAGTGCCGTTGCCACCCCAGCCCGGGGAGCGGACAAACAGGTACTGCAGGAGACCCTCATTCAGGTTTGGCAGGAGTTTCGCTTCCAGCTGCAGCATGCTTTCTTCCATACTGTCATAGTTAGCGCCTTCAGGACCCTTGACGATGACAATAAACTCACCCCGGTCTTCAGCGGGTGTGAAAGTCTGGGGAATCAAAGGGTAGAGCACAACCGTCAACCCCAGAGATGCCATCAGTAAAATCAGGCCCGCCCATTGGAATTTGAGCATTTTTGCCAGCGCTCGTCGGTAAACGTTTGTGAGCCACTGATGGGATTTTTCGATCAGCTGGCTGGCCTTTGACGGTTTTACATTCAGCTTCAGCAGCTGAGAACTCATCATTGGCGACAGGGTCAGGGCGATCAGGCTTGAGAAAACCACAGCACCAATAAGCGTCACGGCGTATTCCGAGAAGAGCCGACCAACGGTGCCCTCCATAAATACGATGGGTACAAATGTCATCACCAGAACCACCGTGGTTGCCACCACGGCAAAGCTCACCTCCCGGGCACCTTTCCAGGCAGCGACCAGGGGAGGTTCACCACGCTCCAGGTGCTGGTGGATATTTTCCAGAACCACAATCGCATCATCCACCACCAGGCCAATGGCCAGAACCAGCGCCAGAAGGGTCAGCAGGTTGATGGAGTAGCCCAGCAGGTGAATGACGATAAACGCACTGATCAGGGAAACCGGCACCGTAACGGCCGGAATCAGGGTGGCCCGGAGATTGCCAAGAAAGATATAAAGAACCAGTACCACTAGGGCAATGGTCATGGCCAGGGTGGCATACACTTCATCAATGGCTGACTGGATGTAAATGGAAGAGTCCCGTGTGGTGGTCATGTAGGTGCCTTCCGGAAGGAAAGGGGCGAACGCATTGATCTCATCTTTCACGTTCTGAATGACTTCCAGCGGGTTGGCCTGGGAAAGTGGCACAATGCCAAGGCTCAATACGTTCCGGCCATTGGCTTTTGCCAGTGTCTCGATCTCTTTTGCCTCGGTACGTATGGTGGCAATATCCTCAAGATAAACTTTGCTGCTGCCATCCTGACGAATAAGCAGACGACGGAAATCGCCAATGGTGTTGTAGTCACGATTGACCCGGACGGGCAGCGTTCTCAAACTGTCGGTTAATTCCCCGGCAGGAAGCTCAACGTTGTCGCGGCGCAGGGCGCTGCGTACGTCGCTGGTAGTGATCTGGCGGGCAGCCATTGACTGGGCATCCAGTTCAATGCGCATGACATATTCCCGGGCACCCATGATGTCAACCGAGCTGACGCCATCAATAAGGGAAAGGCGGTCCTGCAGGGTTCGTTCCGCATAGTCAGTAAGCTGAATCAGTGACATGGTGTCACTTTGCAGGCTGACATCGATAATGGTTTCGCCACTGCCATCATTCTTCCAGACAATGGGTGACTCGGCATCATCCGGAAGGCGCCAGATAACCCGCGACATGGCTTCGCGGACATCATTGGCTGCGGTTTCCATATCCCGGTCGGGAGAGAACTCGATATTAATCCGTGACGTACCATTAAGGCTGGTGCTTGCAATAAAACGCACCCCTTCAATACCGCCGAGCTGATCTTCAATGACATTGGTGACCTTGCTTTCCATAACCTCGGCAGAAGCCCCGGCATACCCGGTATAAACCATCACCGTAGGTGGGGTAATATCTGGCAACTCCCGAATCGGTAACATCCGGAAGCAGACAACTCCGAAGGTGATCAGCAACAGACTGACGACAGTGGCAAATACTGGTCGTTTGATGGATAAATCAGACAGTATCATGGTTAGAGCAATCCATCCGCAGCTGCCGGTTTAACCGGATTGGAAGAGAGAGCAGGCTGTCCTTTTCCCAGTACCTCAAGCACTTTTACCCGGTGGCCATCGGTCACTTTTACTGCACCTTCATTAACCACCATCTCGCCTTTGGCCAATCCGGTTAACACCACAATGTACTGATCAATGGTTTGCCCGGTGGTAATGGTTCTGCGTTCCACCTGGTTTTGCTCGTTAATCACGAAAACATAACGGCGATTACCATCAAACAGGATGCTGCGGGAAGGCACAACCAGGAGGGGTTGCTCGTTCGAACGCTCAATAGAGGTGCGCATGAGCATGCCCGGCAGAAGGTGTGAGTCAGGGTTATCAAGCAAGGCTCTGACCTGAAAGGTCAGGTTGACCGGATCAATCCGGGGGTTGATGCTGTCGATGGTGCCGGTAAAGGTTTTTCCGGGCCAGGCATCGGTGGTGGCAGAAATCTGAGCACCTTTTCTGATATAGCTGAGGGCGTTTTCCGGCAGGTCAAAGGTCAATTTCATGGTACTGAGATCATCCAGCGTGGTCAGTACGGTACCAGCATTAAGAAGGGCGCCAGCGCTCTGTTCGTGGAAGCTCAACATTCCGCTAAAAGGTGCTTCCAGCGTATAGTGGTCCAATATGGCCAATTCAGCCTGTAACGCGGCTTCAAGACGGTCAACCGTCGCGCGCTGGGCCTTGAGTTCTTCCACGGAGATGGCTTTCCTGGTGATCAGTGTTTCCATATAGTCCAGTTGACGATGGGCATCCTCAAAGGCAATTCGCGCTTGGGCGGTAATAGCTGCCTGCTCTCGGTCATCCAGTTCAACCAGCAATTTTCCTGATTTGACGTGAGCACCATCTTTCAGGTGAAGAGCAACAATACGACCATTGATTTGCGGGGTAATGTCAACTGACTGGTTGGCTTTCAGGTTTCCCAGTGCCATTAAATGTTGTTGCAATGTGGTTTCCATCACTGGAAAGGCCGTTACCGCAGGGGCTTCTCTTTTTGGGTCTGCATGGGATAGGGGTGCCTGGGTAATAGTTGCCAGGCATGTCAGGGCAATCACCAGGATTGTCCCGGGTTTGCTTGGAAGTGCCCGAGCGAATACCAACCCTGGTTGTGTGAAGAAAGAGCTTGCTGTCATGACCCGAAGGTCTCCTGCCTATGGTGATACGGGGTATCAGAATTTGAGGTAAGTTTGACTGAATTCATTAGTGAGGGGGGATTATATAGCCAAAAGCTTCACTAATAACCAGAAAAGAGGGATAAGTTGTCGCAAATTGTATCATCAGGGTATTAAGACGCCATAAGGCTGTTCGAGAACAGCGTTCATCTGAATGCACCCGTCTGGGCGACTCTGTCCAGGCGACCCCGTCTGGGCGACCCCGTCTGGGCGCCCCCGAAGCAACTTCAACGTTCTGGGTGCAGGTAAGTTGTGGCGCAGGCTTATTTGACGATTAAATCTCCATACCCCCAAATCAGGGTACCGATAATACTTGCCAACAGGATTACCCAGTCGCACTCACTGGCTGTTCTTTTGACCCTCCTTTCTGTGATTCTTGCATTCCCCATCGCTTCAGATAGCTCCCTTAATGTCATGCCCTCTTTTCGGGATATTCTCTGATTGGGTGATTCAATCATCAGCTGGTGGCTTGGCAGTTTTTCACTTCGCTTTCTGAGGGTTATAAATGTCACCAACAGTGCCCAGCAGACAATTACGGACCCTGATCGCTGGAAAAGTGCATGATCTCCATCGTCGATAATGTCTGAAATAAGGGAAGCCGTTACGGTCGCTG is a window encoding:
- a CDS encoding efflux RND transporter permease subunit; amino-acid sequence: MILSDLSIKRPVFATVVSLLLITFGVVCFRMLPIRELPDITPPTVMVYTGYAGASAEVMESKVTNVIEDQLGGIEGVRFIASTSLNGTSRINIEFSPDRDMETAANDVREAMSRVIWRLPDDAESPIVWKNDGSGETIIDVSLQSDTMSLIQLTDYAERTLQDRLSLIDGVSSVDIMGAREYVMRIELDAQSMAARQITTSDVRSALRRDNVELPAGELTDSLRTLPVRVNRDYNTIGDFRRLLIRQDGSSKVYLEDIATIRTEAKEIETLAKANGRNVLSLGIVPLSQANPLEVIQNVKDEINAFAPFLPEGTYMTTTRDSSIYIQSAIDEVYATLAMTIALVVLVLYIFLGNLRATLIPAVTVPVSLISAFIVIHLLGYSINLLTLLALVLAIGLVVDDAIVVLENIHQHLERGEPPLVAAWKGAREVSFAVVATTVVLVMTFVPIVFMEGTVGRLFSEYAVTLIGAVVFSSLIALTLSPMMSSQLLKLNVKPSKASQLIEKSHQWLTNVYRRALAKMLKFQWAGLILLMASLGLTVVLYPLIPQTFTPAEDRGEFIVIVKGPEGANYDSMEESMLQLEAKLLPNLNEGLLQYLFVRSPGWGGNGTNSGILIGTLEDWDDRDVSAAEVMGQVRQLVADIPNVRAIPVMRSTIGGRSESPVQFVLGGGSFDQLVEWADVIAEKARENPGLQDVDIDFNQNQPQLEITIDRERAQELGVSAEEIGATLETMLGGVTDTTFMERGEEYDVFLRAGEDAFTSTLDLASLYVRSHTTGELIRLDNLVSVVEVGKAAMLKHYNRNRAITISANLEGNYSIGEALEFLDQQVVEHLPPEAIVNYKGESLNYRSNQSDIFFVFAMAMLVVYLVLAAQFESFVHPMIVMLTVPLGISGALFGLYISGETLNIFSQLAMIMMIGLSAKNGILVVEFINQLRDQGRSFNEAVLEASALRLRPILMTALTTVVGAIPLLLATGAGSEFRFSIGVVVFAGVTVSSLLTLFVVPSIYALIARKTTSPDHVTRQLEKLLTH
- a CDS encoding efflux RND transporter periplasmic adaptor subunit; this encodes MTASSFFTQPGLVFARALPSKPGTILVIALTCLATITQAPLSHADPKREAPAVTAFPVMETTLQQHLMALGNLKANQSVDITPQINGRIVALHLKDGAHVKSGKLLVELDDREQAAITAQARIAFEDAHRQLDYMETLITRKAISVEELKAQRATVDRLEAALQAELAILDHYTLEAPFSGMLSFHEQSAGALLNAGTVLTTLDDLSTMKLTFDLPENALSYIRKGAQISATTDAWPGKTFTGTIDSINPRIDPVNLTFQVRALLDNPDSHLLPGMLMRTSIERSNEQPLLVVPSRSILFDGNRRYVFVINEQNQVERRTITTGQTIDQYIVVLTGLAKGEMVVNEGAVKVTDGHRVKVLEVLGKGQPALSSNPVKPAAADGLL